AAAAATCCATACTCGCGTCAAACTCGAGCAAAAGAGCGTTTCTGGTTCCTTTTCCACTGTGAAGATTTTACCTGGACAAGAAAGATCGGCGAAACGACACTCTTGTTAAAGAGTTGGCCATTATGATTAATGGTTCCTTAAATCTTTCAATACCTTGCAAAATACAATCATCTGATTCTCACACTCTTCTTTATTTTCAAGTTTTGGAAGTTGGTTTTTCTCTAGTTTCTGGAAGTGTCAATCTTCACCCATTTGGGTCTTGAAGCTTACTACTGGAACCGTTGAAAATGCTATCTTCTTCAAAAATATGGAAGCTTAATATTTTCTTGGGGATATGTGGTGTGGTTCCATCCCTAGATGCTTGAGGTCAAGTGCGCATTAGTTTTTCGTCAATAGTAATTATACCCTAGTTCAGCTCCATCTTTGGGGAAAATATATCTGAAATCTTTGGCTCCTTTGTTACGAGACGAAGTTGTTTGTTCCTTGAGGTTGTGCCTTCTGTATTTCTCGACATTATACTATTCTATGGAGAAGAAGACCCCTATACCTGGTATTTGCGGCTGTAAAGTCTTTACTATGGTCGTCCCGTTTATCTTGTACCTGAATATTATCTCTGCACAATGCTCAAGTAGGATGAGCCAACCTCCACCACAATTTCATGTGCCGAACTTCCAGAATGAGTTTCGGAGGATTTCTTTGAGTATATTGTTTGGCATCGTGACAGGATTGGTATGCTCTTTTCTCTTTGCCTTGCTAGTTAGGTGCTTCATCAAATATATTAACAGGACCCCAATTCTTAAAGACCCCGTTGTGTTTTCTCTCCGAATTCCTTCCAAGACACTAAAATCAGCTCTCTCTAATGAACCCCTGTTACTGGGGTCAAGCCCCAGTGGAAGGTATTACAAGGCTGTCCTTGACAATGGTCTCACTGTTGCTGTCAAGAGACTCGAGCTCTTTGACGATTGTTCTCCTGAGGTTCAGAGCAAggcaacaaagaaaaaaatacagGAAGAACTAGAAGTTCTTTCTTGCATAAGACATAGGAATTTGATGAGTTTGAGGGCTTATGTCCGTGAATCATGTGGGTATTCATTGTTTTATGATTATGTGCCAACCGGAAGTCTTGAAGATGTCACAAAAAGAGTGAGGGAGAATCAGTTGCAACTTAAGTGGGAAATCCGTCTTCGTATTGCGGTTGGAATTGTTAAAGGGATGCATTATCTTCATTTTACTTGCGATCCTAAAAGATTGCACTACAATTTGAAGCCGTCTAATGTAATCATTGACGCGGAGTTTAAGCCGAGGTTGGCAGATTGTGGGTTGGCAGCAGTAATTCCTAATTTTTGTAGAGCCGCATCAGGCTACAACGCACCAGAATGCATTCAAAATTGCAGGTATGAAGTTTCGATGAGCCTGCGAGATTGGCTCTtgtattatattttatgcaacTGAACATCCATTGTAACTAGATATAGAATAAAGTCGTGGGTTCCGTTATGTCTATGTTACTTATATTTTATCAGTCTCACCCTGGAAGGGTAGCTGCTCCTATCAAGGCTCAAGTTTATTGGTTCTTGGTAGCCTTTACCCATTAACGTAGTGTCATCTTGCATTCCTGCTGGAAGTTTCCTATGTCACGATTAAATGCCTAACTGACAACATGAACCTTGAAGGCTTTATGACCATAAAAAATTTGTTTCTGTTTCCATTTTGTCGTATCCCTTGCAACGTTATGGCGCTAAAGCTTCTGAAGACAACTAAAAGTGCTGTAGGCTTAGGAAAAGCTAAATGTAAAGAGAGTAGGTTTTGTTAGTTGATTGGTCGTGTAAAGCTTAAATTCTCTTATTGTCTGAGAATAGGACTTGTTAGAACAGTTAGTTCAATGAAGTCCTCCGCTTACGTTCCCATTTTATTGCTGTAAAAAATGtcgttttcaaaaaaaaaaaaaagaaatcaaTCTACACATCTGCcctcatattatgatatatttaaatgctaaccattaaatattttattctgtCCCAGGTATACAGATAAGAGCGATGTCTTTAGCTTTGGGGTTATTCTGGGTGTTCTATTAACGGGTAGGGACCCGTTGGATCCATTCTTTGGGGAAGCCGGCAGTGGAGGAAGTCTGGGGCAGTGGCTTCGGCATTTGCAGCAAGTAGGTGAGGCTAGAGAAGCACTAGACAAGAGTATTTTGGGGGAAGAAATGGAAGAATGTGAGATGTCAATGGCTGTCAGAATTGCTGTTGTGTGCCTATCAGATATGCCTGCTGATCGACCCTCAAGTGATGAACTGGTTTCCATGCTCACGCAACTAAATAGTTTCTGACTTGTCATCTCAAAATCCTTTCAAAAAGCTCTTGGGTTGTTCTCGCAGCTTCCGCAGTGACCCTAGGTCTGCCGTGCTAGCAACCATTGAGATCCAGCATGACCACTAGCTCAGTAGCTCTTCCTCAAAATTGGCTTTTATATTTGTGTGGGTGACTTTATATGTGAATTTTCATTTGTCTCGTTTCTTTATAATGTGCCTATATATCTCTTAGTCATGCTTTAAATATGTGATTATTAGTATTTGGTTTTTTGTTATGCCTATCCACGTTACAATAAGTTAAATATTGATTCTaattttttctaaagtgatTATGATATTTTAGTAAATAAATAGGAGTTAATTTGACACTTTAACTCCGATATTTTTTACTACACAAATTTATCTTTTACATCTGTTCAAATAAATGAATTGAGAGATGCATTCTCTAAAAAcagtatttttgttattttatttagaaaaactAGTAtgagaataatttatttttcaaacatCCAACCTTAAAGAAAATCATTTTGACAAAAttttgtatgagacggtctcactggtcgtatttgtgatacggatatcttatttgggtcatccatgaaaaagtattaatttttttgctAAGAATATAtgaatatcgatatggttgatccgtctcacagataaagattcgtgagatcgtatcacaagagacatattctatcatttttgtgattttttttaagcACTACATcatctaatatttttttaaaaaaatttcgtaATCTATACATTTAATAACttctataaaatataattttttccaaccttctctccaaatttttagaTCATGATGTAGGAATCACTACAATTTAGGGATTTTAGGGATTCATGTaaggatgtaaacgaaccaaatcgTTCGTGAACTATTCGAAgatcgattcgataaaagctcgtttgagcttgtttaatgaggctcgttaagataaacaaaccaaactcaagctttatagtattcggctcgttagctcgtgaaaaTGTTCGTtagtaagttcatgagtaatcttttagattaaaaaataatagttttgatatttgatttattgattttgcatattatttatgaaatatatagaaaaatctattaaatttatttattataataaatttacaaattttaacaagaataatatatttttctttaaatatataatttactttttaattaatttaatgaaaatttaaatgtataattcatatttattaagcttgtttaggctcgataaatgcttgaataagctcgtaagccatgcatatattcgttaaataaagctcgagatcggctcgattataaacgaatcAAACTCAAACATTTAAGAGTTCggttcggctcgactcgattacatccctaaatTCATGTCAACGAGGTAAGCAGTCACTCATATCGAGGcattgaaaaaaatttgaaaacaaatttcattatgaaataaattttttatatgtaaTTTAGTTCCATGCAAGTACTTTAAATCgatgatttttattatgaattaatTTCAAGTAACTTTTACAAATTTGAAATAAGAGAGATCCTATAACAATAATCGTTTTGAGTTGGGAGATTGATTTAATACAAAAGATTTCACCTTAAATTCGGAAGACAAACTTTGTTTTTTGGAGTTTGAAGTTATATTGTGTGTGTGTAATGATTCATTGTTTGACCGATAAGTTTTTGTCATCTATTGAAGTCATTTCTCTTTAGCACACGTAAATCTCTTGTAAAACAGttttacaaatttttatctgtgagatgggtcaactctatcgatattcacaataaaaaaataatactcttagcataaaaaataatatttttttatggatgactcaaataagagatctgtatcacaaaatacgacctatgagaccgtctcacacaagttttagCTAACCTTGAGTCGTAACAAATTTTTAAAGTGgcccgaaattttttttttataacaaaAATGCTAATTACTGATCTTATCTATCAGAAAAATACGTTTTATTtggaattaattttaaattgaaataaaaCACTTTTGATATCATGaccataaaaaagaaaaactagTTACTTAAAACTAGTTACTTGCAGTCCAGTTTAAAATCATTCCCTGGGTTGGGGTCTCCCGATTTTCTCTTATCCGCGAAGTGAGGAAACTGAAACAAACTCTTTCCTTTCCTGGGACTAATTTTAAGGTTTGGTTTTTGGCTTTAGCTTTCTCTTTTCATACTTTTTGCTCCATGTTGATGTTTATTTCGTTTGTTTTTCCATTTGGGATCTCCTAGTTTCTCATTCTTCTCCAACTGTCTATGCATTTTAAAATTGTGAAGACATGATGTttgcacatttttatatgtACGATTGATTCTTGAACCTTTAAAGTTCGATTGAATGACGCTGAAAGCCTGATCGAGCTTACTAAATTGTCGAGTGAAATGcccttttttaattattaattaatttcaagAAATTATAAATGATTGTTTTTAATTCTGAATTAGCTCAAGAATAAAATGCGTGGATTTTATGCGACACTGAAAACGCCCTTGTTGTTTCTCGATGGAAGATGGAAATGTGATATTTCGGGAAAAAAAGTATTCCCCAGGTTTTTATCGCCTAGAAACCTTGTAGTTTACATTACCGGTGGTGGGAGGAACGGGGGGTTGTGGAAATAGGTAAATGGCCTGGTCCTGATTTATCTGAAAATAATGTTTAATTTCTTCCACTTG
This window of the Primulina tabacum isolate GXHZ01 chromosome 4, ASM2559414v2, whole genome shotgun sequence genome carries:
- the LOC142542115 gene encoding inactive leucine-rich repeat receptor-like protein kinase CORYNE; this encodes MEKKTPIPGICGCKVFTMVVPFILYLNIISAQCSSRMSQPPPQFHVPNFQNEFRRISLSILFGIVTGLVCSFLFALLVRCFIKYINRTPILKDPVVFSLRIPSKTLKSALSNEPLLLGSSPSGRYYKAVLDNGLTVAVKRLELFDDCSPEVQSKATKKKIQEELEVLSCIRHRNLMSLRAYVRESCGYSLFYDYVPTGSLEDVTKRVRENQLQLKWEIRLRIAVGIVKGMHYLHFTCDPKRLHYNLKPSNVIIDAEFKPRLADCGLAAVIPNFCRAASGYNAPECIQNCRYTDKSDVFSFGVILGVLLTGRDPLDPFFGEAGSGGSLGQWLRHLQQVGEAREALDKSILGEEMEECEMSMAVRIAVVCLSDMPADRPSSDELVSMLTQLNSF